The Candidatus Thorarchaeota archaeon genome segment AGCAGGATCTTCCAGATTGTTGGCAATACGTAGAAGAGTACTCTTTCCAGAACCACTGGGTCCGGTGATTCCAATAGTTTCATTTTCGTGAAGTGAGAAACTCAAATTTTCAAAAAGTATATTGTCATCGTATTTCATTGAAACGTCGATGAATTCTAGAACAACCTCTGATGACATTCGTCTATCGCCACATGATTGGACGGTTCCAACTAGTACTTATTCCTATTCATACAATAGGAGAAACATCCCCGGAAATGCAAGTCGATACGACTCATGGCCAGCTGGAGCTACCGGATCATTACAAAGGGAAA includes the following:
- a CDS encoding redoxin domain-containing protein yields the protein MIGRFQLVLIPIHTIGETSPEMQVDTTHGQLELPDHYKGKWFILFSHPGDFTPVCTTELAAFATRHGEFGRNRNLTEF